A section of the Xylanibacillus composti genome encodes:
- the pheT gene encoding phenylalanine--tRNA ligase subunit beta — translation MKVSYQWLSEYVDITGYSAQDLAELLTRGGIEVDVVESRNKGIEQVVVGYVTEREKHPDADKLNVCKVDIGSGEQLQIVCGAPNVDAGQKVPVAVVGARLPEGLKIKRAKLRGVESQGMICSAKELGMNDRLLPKEIQEGILVLPDTAVVGSDILDVLSLNDEVLELDLTPNRSDCLSMLGVAYEIATLLGREVRLPNVQQGLRESETDASGMVQIEISAQEQCSHYAARIIEGVTIAPSPLWMQNRLMAAGIRPINNVVDITNYVMLEYGQPLHAFDADRLAGGRIDVRLAGNGERFVTLDDVERELKPHMLVIADGEKGVALAGVMGGANSEVTGATTRIMLEAAKFDGGAVRKTSRELGLRSESSLRFEKEVDPARVLEALDRAASLMCQHAGGTAAKGISEKRIKEVEPLHVVVSRDKINRYLGTSLSAEQIGEILAKLRFPYQEADGSFMIEVPTRRGDIALDVDIIEEIARLYGYDQIPTTWIEGATTPGALTASQRIRRSLRELLSSSGLLEATNYSFVQPDQIRELPGLYPQIKPIALAMPMSEERSVMRTSLLPQLVEMAVYNRNRNVEDLAVFEFGRIFLTEQEQLTELPREREMLGVLLTGHREPLHWRGKPAKADFYDIKGVADQLMRYLGLETRIRYEALQADGFHPGRTAGIYLSDSASRTLVGIVGQLHPELQKAKDLAETYVLELELDALYEHVSEEIAYQALPRFPAVSRDIAVVVNESVAVGDLLETVRASSGELLESLSVFDIYQGEHLGAGKKSVALSLVFRHAERTLQDEEITEQYERIVHALASGHGAELRK, via the coding sequence GTGAAGGTATCTTATCAATGGTTGTCCGAATATGTGGATATAACCGGTTATTCCGCGCAGGATTTGGCTGAATTGCTGACCCGTGGAGGCATTGAGGTAGATGTCGTGGAATCCCGAAACAAAGGCATCGAGCAAGTGGTAGTGGGCTACGTGACGGAGCGGGAGAAGCATCCGGATGCGGACAAGCTGAATGTGTGCAAGGTGGATATAGGCAGCGGGGAGCAGCTGCAAATCGTATGCGGCGCGCCGAACGTCGATGCCGGCCAGAAGGTGCCGGTTGCCGTTGTCGGCGCCCGCCTGCCGGAAGGTCTGAAGATCAAGCGCGCGAAGCTGCGCGGGGTAGAATCGCAAGGCATGATCTGTTCGGCGAAGGAGCTTGGCATGAACGACCGGCTGCTGCCGAAGGAAATTCAGGAGGGCATTCTCGTTCTGCCGGACACGGCGGTAGTCGGCAGCGATATTCTGGATGTGCTCAGCCTGAACGATGAGGTGCTCGAGCTTGATTTGACGCCGAACCGCTCGGATTGCTTGAGCATGCTTGGCGTAGCCTATGAAATCGCGACCTTGCTGGGACGCGAGGTCAGGCTGCCGAATGTGCAGCAGGGGCTGCGCGAATCGGAGACAGACGCAAGCGGCATGGTGCAGATCGAGATCAGTGCGCAGGAGCAATGCTCCCATTATGCGGCAAGGATAATCGAAGGCGTTACGATTGCGCCGTCTCCGCTGTGGATGCAAAATCGCCTGATGGCAGCAGGCATCCGGCCGATCAATAACGTGGTCGACATTACGAACTATGTCATGCTTGAATACGGGCAGCCGCTGCACGCCTTTGATGCGGATCGCCTGGCAGGCGGGCGGATTGATGTGCGGCTCGCCGGGAATGGGGAGCGGTTCGTGACGCTGGACGATGTCGAACGCGAGCTGAAGCCGCATATGCTGGTCATCGCCGACGGGGAAAAAGGAGTGGCGCTTGCCGGAGTAATGGGCGGCGCGAATTCGGAAGTAACCGGCGCGACAACGCGCATCATGCTGGAAGCCGCCAAGTTCGACGGCGGTGCCGTACGCAAGACTTCGCGCGAGCTTGGCTTGCGCTCGGAATCCAGCCTCCGCTTTGAGAAGGAAGTGGATCCTGCCCGTGTCCTGGAAGCATTGGACCGCGCCGCTTCCTTGATGTGCCAACATGCGGGAGGTACCGCTGCAAAAGGGATCTCGGAGAAGCGCATCAAGGAAGTCGAGCCGCTTCACGTAGTCGTGTCCCGCGACAAGATCAACCGCTATCTGGGCACTTCCTTGTCCGCGGAGCAAATTGGAGAAATTTTGGCTAAGCTGCGTTTTCCTTATCAGGAAGCAGACGGCAGCTTCATGATTGAAGTGCCGACACGCCGCGGCGATATCGCCCTGGACGTTGATATTATCGAGGAGATTGCCCGCCTGTACGGGTACGACCAGATCCCGACCACCTGGATTGAGGGAGCAACAACGCCGGGCGCACTGACTGCCAGCCAGCGCATCCGCCGTTCTCTCAGGGAATTGCTGTCGAGCTCCGGTTTGCTGGAGGCAACGAATTATTCGTTCGTTCAGCCGGATCAAATTCGCGAGCTGCCCGGGTTGTATCCGCAGATCAAGCCGATTGCGCTGGCGATGCCGATGAGCGAGGAACGGTCGGTCATGCGTACGAGTCTGCTTCCGCAGCTGGTGGAGATGGCGGTCTACAACCGCAACCGCAACGTGGAAGACCTGGCCGTCTTTGAGTTTGGACGCATTTTCCTGACGGAGCAGGAGCAGCTCACCGAACTGCCGCGCGAGCGGGAGATGCTGGGCGTTCTGCTGACCGGTCATCGCGAGCCGCTGCATTGGAGGGGCAAGCCGGCAAAAGCGGATTTCTATGATATCAAGGGCGTTGCAGACCAGCTAATGCGCTATCTCGGCTTGGAGACGCGCATCCGCTACGAAGCGCTGCAGGCGGATGGCTTCCATCCGGGACGGACCGCCGGGATTTACTTGTCAGACAGCGCATCCCGCACCCTGGTAGGGATCGTCGGCCAGCTTCATCCGGAGCTGCAAAAGGCGAAGGATCTGGCTGAAACCTATGTGCTTGAACTGGAGCTTGATGCGCTGTACGAGCATGTGTCGGAGGAGATTGCCTATCAAGCGCTTCCCCGCTTTCCTGCTGTGAGCCGGGACATCGCAGTGGTCGTGAACGAATCCGTCGCTGTCGGCGATTTGCTGGAGACTGTGCGCGCTTCGTCTGGCGAGCTGCTAGAGTCCTTAAGCGTGTTCGATATTTACCAGGGGGAGCATCTTGGCGCCGGGAAGAAAAGTGTGGCGCTGTCGCTTGTATTCCGCCATGCGGAACGCACACTGCAAGACGAGGAAATTACAGAGCAGTATGAGCGCATCGTCCATGCGTTAGCCTCCGGACACGGGGCTGAACTGCGAAAATAG
- the zapA gene encoding cell division protein ZapA, with amino-acid sequence MTEEKKSVTVDIYGTQYKLKGGAEASTAYIQRVAAEVDGRMRQLSDNFPRLDMPRLAVLTAVNVMDDCFKLMQELEKAQLKQDMSERQRQEERAQQQRNYEDEQAAWKKELEGLKAQVQQLQEEKEQGEQRIALERKRNEELLRELDQLKTAVQQDKAEWEQQMDEQKEAHSEEIRKLREELSQGSSLQEEYAKLQEEYAKLQTEYNEWIQLVEQDHPGK; translated from the coding sequence GTGACGGAAGAGAAGAAGAGCGTGACGGTAGATATCTACGGCACTCAATATAAATTAAAGGGCGGCGCGGAGGCCTCAACCGCCTACATCCAGCGCGTTGCCGCTGAAGTCGATGGCCGCATGCGCCAGTTGTCCGACAATTTCCCGCGGCTTGACATGCCGAGGCTGGCTGTTCTGACTGCTGTGAATGTGATGGACGATTGCTTCAAGCTGATGCAGGAGCTGGAAAAGGCGCAGCTGAAGCAGGATATGAGCGAGCGGCAGCGGCAGGAAGAACGGGCACAGCAGCAGCGCAACTATGAGGATGAGCAGGCAGCATGGAAAAAAGAATTGGAAGGTCTCAAAGCCCAGGTTCAGCAGCTGCAGGAGGAAAAAGAGCAAGGGGAGCAGCGCATCGCGTTGGAGCGCAAGCGCAATGAAGAGCTGCTTCGCGAGCTGGACCAGTTGAAAACAGCGGTTCAGCAAGATAAAGCAGAATGGGAGCAGCAGATGGACGAGCAGAAGGAAGCCCACAGCGAAGAAATTCGCAAGCTGCGGGAAGAGCTGTCGCAAGGCTCCTCATTGCAGGAGGAATATGCCAAGCTGCAGGAGGAATACGCCAAGCTGCAGACGGAATATAACGAGTGGATTCAACTCGTAGAACAGGATCATCCGGGGAAATGA
- a CDS encoding CvpA family protein: MNGWSDWNVLDWTIAAIGLAALVYGYKNGLVRQLVSLAGLVAAYAAAFFFYEEVAKWLPPLIPYPDFADERLAFLSQLANVESYFYRTLAFALLFFGTRMALGVVGSMLDIAAGLPVISFFNRWGGVLLAGLEAVVLITVAVNVMSILPYEAPQRWLDGSLLAPWFLDSVLGFASKLHELWTEAGRA, encoded by the coding sequence ATGAACGGCTGGTCGGACTGGAATGTCCTGGATTGGACGATCGCGGCCATCGGACTGGCCGCGCTTGTGTACGGATATAAAAATGGCCTAGTTAGACAGCTTGTTTCCTTGGCAGGCCTGGTCGCAGCTTATGCGGCCGCCTTTTTTTTCTATGAGGAGGTCGCGAAGTGGCTGCCTCCCCTGATTCCATATCCGGATTTTGCAGATGAACGGCTGGCATTCCTGAGTCAGCTGGCCAACGTGGAATCTTATTTTTATCGGACGCTGGCTTTTGCCCTCCTGTTCTTCGGCACGCGAATGGCACTTGGCGTCGTCGGATCTATGCTGGACATAGCGGCCGGGCTCCCTGTGATTTCCTTTTTCAACCGCTGGGGCGGCGTGTTGCTGGCAGGCTTGGAGGCTGTAGTACTGATTACCGTCGCAGTCAATGTGATGAGTATCCTGCCGTATGAAGCGCCGCAGCGATGGCTGGACGGTTCCTTGTTGGCTCCCTGGTTCCTTGACAGCGTACTGGGCTTTGCCTCTAAGCTCCATGAGCTCTGGACAGAAGCGGGCCGCGCATAA
- a CDS encoding cupredoxin domain-containing protein → MKKMIISVMALAMAIGLTACGGGDSSASDKAVQTNEPSAASITMEATNWDFDQDEYRVKAGEPVNFLLTNAEGVHGVEIRGLGIQLDADKEVQYTINEAGTYDIVCNIICGTGHSTMTAKLVVE, encoded by the coding sequence ATGAAAAAGATGATCATTAGTGTGATGGCGCTGGCTATGGCAATCGGCTTGACTGCATGCGGAGGCGGCGACAGCAGCGCTTCGGATAAAGCGGTCCAGACGAATGAACCTTCTGCCGCAAGCATTACCATGGAAGCAACCAATTGGGACTTTGACCAAGACGAATACCGCGTGAAGGCAGGCGAGCCGGTCAACTTCTTGCTGACCAACGCAGAAGGCGTGCACGGGGTTGAAATCAGAGGCCTGGGCATTCAATTGGACGCAGACAAGGAAGTGCAGTACACCATTAACGAAGCTGGCACGTATGATATTGTGTGCAACATTATTTGCGGCACCGGCCACTCCACGATGACAGCGAAGCTTGTTGTCGAGTAA